In a genomic window of Ipomoea triloba cultivar NCNSP0323 chromosome 3, ASM357664v1:
- the LOC116012904 gene encoding zinc finger BED domain-containing protein RICESLEEPER 2-like, which produces MGFLKKKIVSWGTSTVKAKYIHMRCIAHILNLVVQDGLKECDSSVKKVREVVRYVRNSPARLKKFRDLADLLGIEQRSSLCLDVPTRWNSTYLMLQSALTYQKVFESCEESDSSFKSDLGDSVPNFMDWESVSSLVELLKCFYDMTIRISGSLYVTANTFFSEISDLYCILNGMVEAGGAVSLMGRNMKAKFEKYWGDIDKMNLMIFFANILDPRDKLEYMPTQINHMYGEKKGKPYYDKVLAGLNELFDDYSVPATSSVSASSVSAAVGSASSVSSVSSVSVGRPQHLLKSQIKKQRLESGSKKKTELDIYLSEAIVEEENSFDILRWWKINAERFPILSKLAMDVLAIPISTVASESAFSTSGRVLDPFRSSLTPKIVEALVCTQDWLRLPNTPLCIEENLEELERFEKELVDGGSGRNFDPTLATIPVMPQHLLKSQIKKQRLESGSKKKTELDIYLSEAIVEEENSFDILRWWKINAERFPILSKLAMDVLAIPISTVASESAFSTSGRVLDPFRSSLTPKIVEALVCTQDWLRLPNTPLCIEENLEELERFEKELVDGGSGRNFDPTLATIPFMWQMAMMKLPPII; this is translated from the exons ATGGGGtttcttaagaaaaaaatagtgtCTTGGGGTACATCAACTGTGAAGGCTAAGTATATTCACATGAGATGCATTGCCCATATCCTTAACTTGGTTGTTCAAGATGGCTTGAAGGAGTGTGATAGTTCTGTGAAAAAAGTTAGGGAGGTTGTTAGATATGTTAGGAATTCACCTGCCAGGCTAAAGAAGTTCAGGGACTTGGCTGATTTGTTAGGAATTGAGCAAAGGTCTTCTTTGTGTCTAGATGTTCCAACCAGATGGAACTCTACATATTTGATGTTACAATCTGCTTTGACTTATCAGAAAGTCTTTGAATCTTGTGAAGAGTCTGATAGTTCTTTCAAATCTGACTTGGGTGATTCTGTGCCTAATTTTATGGACTGGGAGTCTGTGAGCAGTTTGGTGGagttgttgaaatgtttttatgatatgacAATCAGAATTTCTGGATCTTTATATGTGACAGCTAACACATTTTTCAGTGAGATTTCTGATttgtattgtattttaaatGGAATGGTGGAAGCTGGTGGGGCAGTGAGCTTAATGGGGAGAAATATGAAAGCAAAATTTGAGAAGTATTGGGGTGATATAGACAAGATGaatcttatgattttctttgCAAACATTCTAGACCCCAGGGATAAATTAGAGTATATGCCTACTCAAATTAATCATATGTATGGTGAGAAGAAAGGTAAACCATACTATGATAAAGTGCTTGCTGGtttgaatgagttatttgatGATTATTCTGTTCCTGCCACTTCTTCTGTTTCTGCTTCTTCTGTGTCTGCTGCTGTTGGTAGTGCTTCTTCTGTGAGTTCTGTCAGTTCTGTGTCTGTTGGAAGGCCACAGCATTTACTCAAGtcccaaattaaaaaacaaagattgGAATCTGGGAGTAAGAAAAAAACTGAACTGGATATCTACTTGAGTGAGGCAATAGTTGAGGAGGAAAACTCCTTTGATATTCTGAGATGGTGGAAGATAAATGCTGAGAGGTTTCCCATCCTTTCTAAGCTTGCTATGGATGTCCTAGCTATTCCAATCTCAACTGTTGCCTCTGAGTCTGCCTTCAGTACATCTGGGAGAGTATTGGATCCTTTTAGGAGTTCATTAACTCCAAAAATTGTGGAAGCTTTGGTGTGTACCCAGGATTGGCTTAGACTGCCCAATACTCCTCTATGTATTGAGGAAAATCTTGAAGAACTGGAGAGGTTTGAAAAAG AGTTAGTTGATGGTGGAAGTGGAAGGAATTTTGATCCTACACTGGCTACAATTCCTGTAAT GCCACAGCATTTACTCAAGtcccaaattaaaaaacaaagattgGAATCTGGGAGTAAGAAAAAAACTGAACTGGATATCTACTTGAGTGAGGCAATAGTTGAGGAGGAAAACTCCTTTGATATTCTGAGATGGTGGAAGATAAATGCTGAGAGGTTTCCCATCCTTTCTAAGCTTGCTATGGATGTCCTAGCTATTCCAATCTCAACTGTTGCCTCTGAGTCTGCCTTCAGTACATCTGGGAGAGTATTGGATCCTTTTAGGAGTTCATTAACTCCAAAAATTGTGGAAGCTTTGGTGTGTACCCAGGATTGGCTTAGACTGCCCAATACTCCTCTATGTATTGAGGAAAATCTTGAAGAACTGGAGAGGTTTGAAAAAG AGTTAGTTGATGGTGGAAGTGGAAGGAATTTTGATCCTACACTGGCTACAATTCCT TTTATGTGGCAAATGGCAATGATGAAGCTTCCACCTATAATCTGA
- the LOC116014063 gene encoding aspartyl protease family protein At5g10770-like produces MDFKNVVSATKSVSCSSFFLFLFTFYLSTFLAQAARNPPPPKEIYHVVNLSSLQPKPYCESHRTGSELGSGKIRMASRNGPCSPHNAAAKKMSSYESLFTEKANSDGSSAGYMEYFVTIELGTPQAEFNMLVDTGSDNTWVGCKPCSTGCGPKDHLFDPSKSSTYVNGSCRPSTDGDNDQFYVTYGDKSKSKGYWGCDTLTTDQSYYAVKNFQFGCGQEIQNDDNSGDYDGILGLGRGDLSLPSQGGTNFQKFSYCLPMRNSKQGYLVFGNEAEAKSSSSKPQFTPLLPPPENLPGNYIKKSYYFVELIGMSVAGKRLDVAPSVFNSPGTIIDSGTSITLLPKEAYSALTTAFNQSMASKYPAAASNKNIKHLGTCYNVEDTSNVIVPAITFHFKGMSAKGEIDVELRQSGIVLVPPSMPNLVCLGFAQQKDGLAIIGNHQQRQMAMSFDLQGDSLGFGTNNCDE; encoded by the exons ATGGATTTCAAGAACGTAGTATCTGCTACCAAATCCGTGTCTTGCTCATCTTTCTTTTTGTTCCTCTTCACATTTTATTTAAGCACATTTCTGGCTCAAGCAGCAAGAaatcctcctcctccaaaagagATTTACCATGTTGTTAACTTGTCTTCACTGCAGCCAAAGCCTTACTGCGAATCCCATAGAACAG GTTCAGAATTGGGATCTGGAAAGATAAGAATGGCATCTAGAAATGGACCTTGCTCGCCACACAACGCTGCTGCTAAGAAAATGTCCTCTTATGAGTCACTTTTTACTGAAAAAGCCAATAGTGATGGTTCTTCTGCTGGTTACATGGAATACTTTGTGACGATTGAACTGGGTACACCCCAAGCAGAGTTCAATATGCTGGTGGACACCGGCAGTGACAACACTTGGGTTGGTTGTAAACCCTGTAGCACAGGCTGTGGTCCTAAAGATCATCTCTTCGATCCATCCAAATCATCAACATATGTCAATGGTTCATGCAGGCCGTCTACTGACGGAGATAATGATCAATTTTACGTCACTTACGGCGATAAGTCAAAATCTAAAGGATACTGGGGGTGTGATACACTCACAACCGATCAATCTTATTATGCCGTCAAGAATTTCCAGTTCGGTTGCGGCCAAGAAATCCAAAACGATGATAATTCTGGAGATTATGACGGGATCCTTGGCCTCGGACGAGGGGATCTGTCTCTGCCATCCCAAGGAGGTACCAACTTCCAAAAGTTCAGCTATTGTCTCCCAATGCGTAATAGCAAACAAGGGTATTTGGTTTTTGGGAATGAAGCTGAAGCAAAGTCTTCCTCCTCCAAACCACAATTCACGCCTTTGCTCCCTCCACCGGAGAACCTACCCGGGAATTATATAAAGAAATCATACTATTTTGTAGAGCTTATAGGGATGAGTGTTGCTGGGAAGCGGTTGGATGTTGCTCCTTCAGTTTTCAACTCTCCAGGAACCATTATAGACAGTGGAACTAGTATCACTCTGTTGCCCAAGGAGGCTTACTCTGCATTAACCACAGCTTTCAATCAATCAATGGCATCCAAATATCCTGCTGCAGCATCTAATAAGAATATAAAACACTTAGGCACATGCTATAATGTGGAGGATACTAGTAACGTTATCGTTCCAGCCATAACATTTCACTTCAAAGGGATGTCGGCTAAAGGGGAAATTGATGTTGAGTTGAGGCAGTCTGGGATTGTCCTCGTCCCGCCGTCTATGCCAAACCTGGTTTGTTTGGGATTCGCTCAACAAAAGGATGGCCTCGCCATTATTGGCAACCATCAGCAGCGACAAATGGCCATGTCTTTCGATTTGCAGGGGGATAGCCTTGGTTTTGGAACCAATAACTGCGATGAATGA